A region of Sparus aurata chromosome 8, fSpaAur1.1, whole genome shotgun sequence DNA encodes the following proteins:
- the admb gene encoding ADM, producing MRLALQTVICCCVFTTVLPLVKGATEDLNTGLKKRFRVWMQSRMKKDLSNSLVTANEQHPDIPVGQHQDGNEKIVAPLSSFGLNIRAKRSTSSKSSGCALVTCAYQDLLHRLSKYNNRNTETNAPEIKISSKGYGRRRRSLQDVIQLVLRTGRQRRSTEAGQQLCSHKCPGTVA from the exons ATGAGATTAGCCCTGCAAACTGtcatctgctgctgtgttttcaccACTGTCCTGCCACTGGTGAAAGGTGCCACAGAGGATCTCAACACCGGCCTGAAAAAAAG GTTTAGAGTATGGATGCAGAGCCGTATGAAGAAAGACCTGAGCAACAGCTTAGTGACAGCCAATGAGCAGCACCCTGACATCCCTGTCGGACAACACCAGGATGGGAATGAAAAAATTGTCGCACCTCTGTCAAG CTTTGGACTAAATATCAGAGCCAAAAGGTCAACATCATCCAAATCATCTGGCTGTGCCCTGGTCACATGTGCATACCAGGACCTGCTGCACCGACTGAGCAAGTATAACAATAGGAACACAGAGACCAATGCCCCTGAGATCAAAATTAGTTCAAAAGGCTACGGACGCCGACGCCGCTCACTCCAGGATGTCATTCAACTTGTGCTCCGGACAGGAAGACAAAGACGGAGCACTGAAGCTGGTCAGCAACTCTGCAGTCACAAATGCCCAGGCACAGTGGCTTAA
- the ampd3b gene encoding AMP deaminase 3b isoform X1 yields the protein MKKRDTPLSKQQSTPCLGKEMPRLFQRMSMSEVDEKVRLLAEKVFASAMKEEDTKDAIALFTVPEDCPIGLHEDRERALQKEMAEQLSQEGAKRKKNFMLKRSQSVSLQIPIGSDWAQAMGPSMPPTPEPFLPEGFLDFQRVTISGDYCAGITVEDYEQAAKSLLGALFIREKYSRLAYHHFPRTTAKFLCNAKDEKWREENEILPDTLPPPHEGEDPYSMEGIPEDLNYELQMKDGIVHVYDNAEALKQQQPHSLPYPDIETFAIDLSHVLAMIADGPTKTYCHRRLNFLASKFYLHEMLNEMAELKELKSVSHRDFYNVRKVDTHIHAAACMNQKHLLKFIKATYQTEADRVVLEKGGKKITLKEVFNNLSMDPYDLTVDSLDVHAGRQTFHRFDKFNSKYNPVGASELREIFLKTDNYIKGEYFARLIKEVAKELEESKYQHAEPRLSIYGRSASEWENLANWFIQHKVHSPNMRWMIQIPRIYDIFRSKKLVPHYAKMLENVFLPLFEATVNPQKHKAIHVFLKYVTGFDSVDDESKHSDHMFSYKSPKPEAWTTDDNPPYTYYLFYMYANIMVLNNLRKERGLNTFQFRPHCGEAGSITHLVTAFLTADNISHGLNLKKSPVLQYLYYLAQVPIAMSPLSNNSLFLEYSKNPLREFLQKGLCVSLSTDDPMQFHYTKEALMEEYAIAAQLWKLSTCDLCEIARNSVLQSGLSHQEKKHFIGSNYLQDGPEGNDIRRTNVAQIRMSYRHETLCNELSFLVDAVKADVGISPCE from the exons atgaagaaaCGGGACACACCCCTTAGTAAGCAGCAGTCCACACCCTGCCTTGGGAAAG AAATGCCCCGGCTTTTCCAAAGAATGTCAATGAGTGAGGTGGATGAGAAGGTACGCCTGCTGGCAGAGAAGGTGTTTGCCTCTGCTATGAAAGAGGAAGACACCAAGGATGCTATTGCACTGTTCACTGTGCCAGAGGACTGTCCTATCGGTCTACATGAGGACAGGGAGAGGGCGCTGCAGAAGGAGATGGCTGAGCAGCTGTCCCAGGAGGGTGCGAAAAG GAAGAAGAATTTCATGTTGAAGCGTTCGCAGTCGGTATCTTTGCAGATACCCATCGGCAGTGACTGGGCCCAGGCTATGGGACCCTCAATGCCGCCCACACCTGAACCTTTCCTCCCAGAGGGTTTTCTAGACTTCCAGAGAGTAACCATCAGTGGAGATTACTGTGCAGGG ATCACAGTTGAAGATTATGAGCAGGCAGCCAAAAGTCTCCTCGGGGCGCTGTTCATCAGAGAGAAATACTCTAGGTTGGCCTACCACCACTTCCCCAGGACCACTGCCAAGTTCCTCTGCAATGCCAAAGATgagaaatggagggaggagaatgAGATTCTTCCAG ACACCTTGCCTCCCCCTCATGAAGGGGAGGATCCGTACTCCATGGAGGGTATTCCTGAGGACCTGAACTACGAGCTGCAGATGAAAGATGGTATAGTTCATGTTTACGACAATGCTGAGGCCTTGAAACAACAGCAGCCTCACAGTCTCCCTTACCCTGACATTGAGACCTTTGCCATAGACCTGAGTCATGTCCTTGCAATGATAGCCGATGGCCCAAC GAAAACCTACTGCCACAGACGGCTGAACTTCTTGGCCTCTAAATTCTACCTCCATGAAATGCTGAATGAAATGGCGGAGCTCAAAGAGctaaaaagtgtttcacataGAGACTTCTACAACGTTAGAAAG GtggacacacatatacatgctGCTGCTTGCATGAATCAAAAGCATCTGCTGAAATTTATAAAGGCCACGTACCAGACAGAGGCAGATCGCGTGGTCTTGGAGAAGGGCGGTAAGAAGATCACACTCAAGGAAGTCTTCAACAACCTCAGCATGGACCCCTATGACCTCACCGTAGACTCTTTGGACGTGCACGCT ggaagacaaacatttcatcgTTTTGACAAGTTCAACTCCAAGTACAACCCAGTGGGAGCCAGCGAACTGcgagagattttcttaaaaacagACAACTACATCAAAGGGGAATATTTTGCACGTCTCATCAAG GAAGTTGCcaaagagctggaggagagcaAGTATCAGCATGCTGAGCCCCGTCTGTCGATTTACGGCCGCTCTGccagtgagtgggagaacctaGCAAACTGGTTCATCCAGCATAAGGTCCACTCACCCAACATGAGATGGATGATCCAGATTCCAAGGATCTA TGACATCTTCAGGTCAAAGAAATTAGTACCACACTATGCCAAGATGCTGGAGAATgttttcctccccctctttgAGGCTACAGTCAATCCACAAAAGCACAAAGCAATACACGTATTCTTGAAATAC GTAACAGGATTTGACAGCGTGGATGACGAGTCCAAACACAGTGACCACATGTTCTCTTACAAAAGCCCAAAGCCTGAGGCGTGGACAACAGATGACAACCCTCCCTACACCTACTACCTGTTCTACATGTACGCCAACATCATGGTGCTCAACAACCTGCGCAA GGAGCGAGGACTGAACACCTTCCAGTTTCGTCCCCACTGTGGTGAGGCCGGCTCCATCACCCACTTGGTTACTGCCTTCCTCACGGCCGACAACATCTCCCATGGACTCAACCTTAAGAAG AGTCCAGTGTTGCAGTACTTGTACTACCTGGCCCAGGTCCCGATCGCCATGTCCCCACTGAGCAACAACAGCTTATTCCTGGAGTACTCCAAGAATCCTCTACGAGAGTTTCTGCAGAAAGGCCTGTGTGTGTCGCTGTCCACAGACGACCCCATGCAGTTCCACTACACCAAG GAGGCCCTGATGGAGGAGTATGCCATTGCAGCACAGCTGTGGAAGCTGAGCACTTGTGATTTGTGTGAGATCGCCAGAAACAGTGTGTTGCAGAGTGGACTCTCGCATCAG
- the ampd3b gene encoding AMP deaminase 3b isoform X2: MAKTTGEEMPRLFQRMSMSEVDEKVRLLAEKVFASAMKEEDTKDAIALFTVPEDCPIGLHEDRERALQKEMAEQLSQEGAKRKKNFMLKRSQSVSLQIPIGSDWAQAMGPSMPPTPEPFLPEGFLDFQRVTISGDYCAGITVEDYEQAAKSLLGALFIREKYSRLAYHHFPRTTAKFLCNAKDEKWREENEILPDTLPPPHEGEDPYSMEGIPEDLNYELQMKDGIVHVYDNAEALKQQQPHSLPYPDIETFAIDLSHVLAMIADGPTKTYCHRRLNFLASKFYLHEMLNEMAELKELKSVSHRDFYNVRKVDTHIHAAACMNQKHLLKFIKATYQTEADRVVLEKGGKKITLKEVFNNLSMDPYDLTVDSLDVHAGRQTFHRFDKFNSKYNPVGASELREIFLKTDNYIKGEYFARLIKEVAKELEESKYQHAEPRLSIYGRSASEWENLANWFIQHKVHSPNMRWMIQIPRIYDIFRSKKLVPHYAKMLENVFLPLFEATVNPQKHKAIHVFLKYVTGFDSVDDESKHSDHMFSYKSPKPEAWTTDDNPPYTYYLFYMYANIMVLNNLRKERGLNTFQFRPHCGEAGSITHLVTAFLTADNISHGLNLKKSPVLQYLYYLAQVPIAMSPLSNNSLFLEYSKNPLREFLQKGLCVSLSTDDPMQFHYTKEALMEEYAIAAQLWKLSTCDLCEIARNSVLQSGLSHQEKKHFIGSNYLQDGPEGNDIRRTNVAQIRMSYRHETLCNELSFLVDAVKADVGISPCE; the protein is encoded by the exons ATGGCTAAAACCACAGGAGAAG AAATGCCCCGGCTTTTCCAAAGAATGTCAATGAGTGAGGTGGATGAGAAGGTACGCCTGCTGGCAGAGAAGGTGTTTGCCTCTGCTATGAAAGAGGAAGACACCAAGGATGCTATTGCACTGTTCACTGTGCCAGAGGACTGTCCTATCGGTCTACATGAGGACAGGGAGAGGGCGCTGCAGAAGGAGATGGCTGAGCAGCTGTCCCAGGAGGGTGCGAAAAG GAAGAAGAATTTCATGTTGAAGCGTTCGCAGTCGGTATCTTTGCAGATACCCATCGGCAGTGACTGGGCCCAGGCTATGGGACCCTCAATGCCGCCCACACCTGAACCTTTCCTCCCAGAGGGTTTTCTAGACTTCCAGAGAGTAACCATCAGTGGAGATTACTGTGCAGGG ATCACAGTTGAAGATTATGAGCAGGCAGCCAAAAGTCTCCTCGGGGCGCTGTTCATCAGAGAGAAATACTCTAGGTTGGCCTACCACCACTTCCCCAGGACCACTGCCAAGTTCCTCTGCAATGCCAAAGATgagaaatggagggaggagaatgAGATTCTTCCAG ACACCTTGCCTCCCCCTCATGAAGGGGAGGATCCGTACTCCATGGAGGGTATTCCTGAGGACCTGAACTACGAGCTGCAGATGAAAGATGGTATAGTTCATGTTTACGACAATGCTGAGGCCTTGAAACAACAGCAGCCTCACAGTCTCCCTTACCCTGACATTGAGACCTTTGCCATAGACCTGAGTCATGTCCTTGCAATGATAGCCGATGGCCCAAC GAAAACCTACTGCCACAGACGGCTGAACTTCTTGGCCTCTAAATTCTACCTCCATGAAATGCTGAATGAAATGGCGGAGCTCAAAGAGctaaaaagtgtttcacataGAGACTTCTACAACGTTAGAAAG GtggacacacatatacatgctGCTGCTTGCATGAATCAAAAGCATCTGCTGAAATTTATAAAGGCCACGTACCAGACAGAGGCAGATCGCGTGGTCTTGGAGAAGGGCGGTAAGAAGATCACACTCAAGGAAGTCTTCAACAACCTCAGCATGGACCCCTATGACCTCACCGTAGACTCTTTGGACGTGCACGCT ggaagacaaacatttcatcgTTTTGACAAGTTCAACTCCAAGTACAACCCAGTGGGAGCCAGCGAACTGcgagagattttcttaaaaacagACAACTACATCAAAGGGGAATATTTTGCACGTCTCATCAAG GAAGTTGCcaaagagctggaggagagcaAGTATCAGCATGCTGAGCCCCGTCTGTCGATTTACGGCCGCTCTGccagtgagtgggagaacctaGCAAACTGGTTCATCCAGCATAAGGTCCACTCACCCAACATGAGATGGATGATCCAGATTCCAAGGATCTA TGACATCTTCAGGTCAAAGAAATTAGTACCACACTATGCCAAGATGCTGGAGAATgttttcctccccctctttgAGGCTACAGTCAATCCACAAAAGCACAAAGCAATACACGTATTCTTGAAATAC GTAACAGGATTTGACAGCGTGGATGACGAGTCCAAACACAGTGACCACATGTTCTCTTACAAAAGCCCAAAGCCTGAGGCGTGGACAACAGATGACAACCCTCCCTACACCTACTACCTGTTCTACATGTACGCCAACATCATGGTGCTCAACAACCTGCGCAA GGAGCGAGGACTGAACACCTTCCAGTTTCGTCCCCACTGTGGTGAGGCCGGCTCCATCACCCACTTGGTTACTGCCTTCCTCACGGCCGACAACATCTCCCATGGACTCAACCTTAAGAAG AGTCCAGTGTTGCAGTACTTGTACTACCTGGCCCAGGTCCCGATCGCCATGTCCCCACTGAGCAACAACAGCTTATTCCTGGAGTACTCCAAGAATCCTCTACGAGAGTTTCTGCAGAAAGGCCTGTGTGTGTCGCTGTCCACAGACGACCCCATGCAGTTCCACTACACCAAG GAGGCCCTGATGGAGGAGTATGCCATTGCAGCACAGCTGTGGAAGCTGAGCACTTGTGATTTGTGTGAGATCGCCAGAAACAGTGTGTTGCAGAGTGGACTCTCGCATCAG